The nucleotide window GAAAAAAACGCCCCTTTGGAGGAAAAAAAACTAGCACAAGCCTAATTTTACCGCGTACACTACGCGCGTTCGATTATGATTGGCCAAGACAGAAAACCCATTGCATCGAGTTGTAACGGGACAACACATTATCGCAAAGCGTTGAGAAAAACTACCCGACCTCTCTTTTGCGCGCCTTGTCTTCATTAACGACGGACAACAGTATTTAACACCTGTTACATCCAGTTCAGTCCACACACGGTGCTGCTTAGAAGTTGTATTCCTTTTAATATATACGGTTAAATAAGTGAACAAGGTGCACAATGTAGGCTATGCCTATTTATATGTTATTTCTGCATAGTTTCTGAACTTGTCACACTGTATTTCATATACAAAAAAATAGACATAGATTTCGTGAAGGGGATAATATCTGCAGGCAAGAGTTTGAAACGTAGGAATAATAGCGGCATGCAACTGAACCAGCCAGCTCCCTTCACAGTTTATACTATAAACATTCCCACCCTCTTTCGTTTGTTAatttaacaacaaaaaacatgtgCCACTTTCTTTTCTTTGTTCTCCATACTATAGAAGCCCATTCCCGCCACAAAATAAAATATATCTGACTACTAGTTAAAGGGAAagggaagggggatacctagtcagtttcagaatgtattcaactgaaacgtgtcttccgcatttaacccaacccctctgaatcagagagatccGGGGGGTTGCcctaatcgacatccacgtcttagTTATGAGATAGTAAGGTATAATTATGAGCAGtgttgtaaagtacttaagtaaaaaatactttaaagcactacttaagtagttctttggggtatctgtactttactttactatttatatttttgacaacttttactttaacttaaaatcaaatcaacatggttagcagatgttattgcaagtgtagcgaaatacttgtgcttccagttctgacagtgcagcaatatctaacaagtaatatctaacaattccactacaaatacctaatacacacaaatctaagtaaaggaatggaataagaatatataaatataaatatatggatgagcaatgtcagagcgacaTAGGCTCAGATGCAATAGTTAGGATAGAATACAGAATATACATATGAGGtaagtaatgcaagatatgtaaacatgattaaagtggcattaaagtgactagtgttccatttattaaagtggccaatgatttcaagtctatgtagtcagcagcctctctgtgctagtgatggctgtttagcagtctgatggccttgagatagaagctgtttttcagtctctcggtcccagctttgatgcacctgtactgacctcgccttctggatggtagcgcggtgaacaggcagtggctgtAAGTCATAATAATGAGATACTAAGTCATAATTGTGAGATAGTAAGTCTGGATCCTGGACATTTAACAgtcctgctaccatccagaaggcgaggtcagtacagttgcatcaaagctgggaccgagagactgaaaaacagcttctatctcaaggccatcagactgttatgtcaatgtaatatttcagttttttatttttaataaatttgctaaaaattcaaaacctgtttttactttgtcattatagggtattataAATCTACACGAtttatgagggggaaaaacgatttaatccattttataataatgctgtaatttaacaaaatgtggaaaaagccaaaggggtctgaatattttttgAAGGCATTATATCTCAGAATTTTGACTTAATATCTCATAATTATGACTTACTATCTCATAACTCGTAgtcagattttcttttttttgtgtgtcaGGAACGAGCTTCCATACTATATTCACCAGCTGGTCTATAGCCTATATATAGCCTTGTTCTGTAAGAAGGTGTACATCTGAGGTGAACATCAAACCAGCAAGCAATTGGGAAGATAACATTAGTTATAGCAAAACAGGCGTTTGAATCTTCCAAACATATTGTTAAGTGACACAGTCACAGGGGACAAACTCATTCTCCACCCACAAAAAAGTCCATTGGCTGTTTTAGCAGCTCTGTTGTGCTGGGATGAATATTTCTCATCATCATTTGTTCTAGTTCATCAGGATCAGTCTTTAGCTGGAAGCCTCAACACAGCCGACTCACTTTACAGCTAACAATCTTATCAGGTATGGAGATCTCTTTCATTTGTGTATTGTCATAGATGTAATATATCCATGCTTCATAACTACTGTATTTTTAGTCCACTGTTCAATTTGAGTACGACATTAGCTCTTTTGTTCTCTGAATTGAATAGTTTGTGAAATCACGTTGGTACCACTACATCATTAGGATCAGAGGGGAAACCATGAGGGTGCTGTTGGGTGTCATCGTGTGCACCATGGTGCTTCTACTGTCCCCAAGGAGCTGTGCTGCGGGTAATACACTGTTTAATGTACATCTTACTGTGCTCATAAATCCAGTTCATTCTTTGTCTGTTTGTCGGTCACTAAAGCAAGCAAAACTGTGTAAAACAGGAATCTTGACATGCATGAGATTCACCATAACCTGGTCCAAACGCTGTTATCGTCAAGCCAAACAATCTGGTCTCAAAGCAATCTTCAATTCTAAACTTTCTTTCATTAATGACCACTAATGAGCTTGAGAATAAAATAGAGGATTTGTTTGGTatgacaatgagtgacaaggagttggcatcAGGGGCAGACATAGCAATTTGGGGGCCCATTTAAAATTCTGTTGAGGGGCCTTCTAACACCCCTATACATTTACTgccagattattattattatccaacAATTAAAATGTTTATAGATAGGTCTTATAAATCTGTTGAATTAGTGACTAACTGACAtttgtgtaaatcagtcagtggGCGGGGACCCTTGGGTAGCTGGCGTCCATTTAATTTGAAATCTATGAAACATAGCTAAGTCCACCTCTGATTGGCATGATAACAGAAACAGACTGCCACTCAAACTAAATTCCCGAGAGAACATGAGAAAATGTAAAATGACAAAATGTAGACGTTTTTCTTTAGCCGTTTGACCAGTCGATGCGCTTGTGTTGGCAGTGTATATGCTTATTTTGGTGCCAGACTCCTCATGTTCTCTCAGCTTGACGAGTTATGAATGAGGAGACTGTCAGCTGGGCATGGCATCAAAGTGAGGGGCCGCATCCTGTCTGGCATACACGTACCACTCTGACAGAAAAAGAAGCGAGCCAGCTGACATGCTCACAAAAATGGTAATAAATCAATTCAATGCAACAAACAAGGAGCCTTGTGTTTAAATGTGGCCAAAAAGTGACAGGGCCCTTGAAGAGCTTGTATGGGTGTCATCTTTTGAATAGGCGGAGCTGATGTGTGTCAGGATCTCCCTATGGTTTTGTGGGAGCCCTGAGGCCTTAGCCTGTATCAAGGCTTTTGatactctgactgccctcctacCCCATAGTGCCATGTCTTTGTGATGGCTTGAAATAACTCACAAGCTGGAATATGGCTGTAAATAGATCTTAACGGTTTTGAACACTTTCAAGTGGGAAAGGAGAGTGGCCAGCTCTCTGGGATGCCGGAAACCAGTTGTGATGACTAAGAAGGCATCAATGCACCCCCATGTTTACCTCTCACTATCTGCAAAGGGGTCACCGACTCAGGGTATAAGGGCTAAAGATGGCCACAGCACAAAGAGCTCTTTGAATCCGCCGGCTACATTTGGAAGGCACTCCAATTGCAAGAAAAATATTTGTGAATTAGGGATGTCGAGCCAGTGGGACCGGAAAGACGCTTTGGCAATGCTTCAATGCCGATGGAGAAGGTCTGCCAgtgccctctcccctctctgttcagTGTGTAAGCATGCACGCTGTTGTCCTCCTGTGTATATGCCTTTATTCAATTGATGTGTGGATGTACTTAGAAAGCACTCACAATGCTGCCGCTGTTGGTGATGCTGTGAATCATAAGTGATTCACCTAAGAATGTCATTGGCAAGGTTCAAATGCAACTTCAAGTAGTTTATCTTCCTCTTTGAGTTGGATGCGGGTGAATCAAGGTAACCTCTATATCTCACTAATATCTATTTCTCCTTTAGCAATGCAACCAGACTTGACAATCACTACAATAAAGGTAATTAAAGGATGCATGTTTCTGTCACTCTATACTGTATTGACTGCAAGCATTTTCTACTCCATTTCAACCCATTTGCTGCTGTATAAACAAGATTGATGATGATTCAGAAGTCCGAATCGTTCTTCTGTGCCTCACCCTTCAGCAAGATCCATACACCATGTCCAAAGGCTCTCAGATGGAAGGTTACTGCATGGACCTGCTGTCTGAACTGGCCAAGAAACTGGACTTCAAGTACAACGTGCACCTGGTGAAAGATGGGTCCTATGGCAGGCAGGATGAGAGTGGGGCCTGGAATGGGATGATCGGAGAGGTGGTGAGAAAGGTGAGTAAAGCTAACTTTTTCATAGATGAGTGATTACAGTGCGGAACATCTGCTCACATTTCTGCTTAAGATTGATACTGTCCATTTTAATGTGACCATAACCATGTGGGAAATTACTCGTGCAGGTGAAACATTTTATAGtgtgaacattttaaaatgtgatgatctagtttcgttggtggagtttaaacacttgatcgatgtatatgtcatagaagagtgtaattgtttttaggccagctgttttcAGTCAAGACCTTTGTGTTTTTTatgtaaaatgtttttgttgtactgtatgtgtatttatggttttgtttaatgttgtgttagtgtatgtaagttgttttgtctgaaacgttgttccctctgctgctattggaccaggtctctcttggaaaagagatgttatctcaatgagaaaaaacctgtataaataaaggttaaaaaaaagaaaaaagctaATGTAAAATATAAATCTATGTTCTTATCCCTGTAGGAGGCAGACCTGGCGATTGCTCCTCTGACCCTCACTGCTGCCCGGGAGAAGGTTGTGGGGATGACCAAACCCTTCATGCAGACAGGCATCAGCATTCTCCTGAGGAAAGACATCTCAGAAGAGGCTGGCATCTTTGACTTCCTGACCCCCTTCTCAGTAGAGACCTGGGTGGGGATCCTCGCTGCGTACCTGGGGACTGCTATTTCCATCTGTGTAGTAGCCAGGTGAATTATGGTGTGATGAAGtttcatcagaaaatacatttaTCATGTACTGAGCCTGGCTGGAACCTTTTACAAGTATAAtttaaaaactgttaaacaaacaTTTTCCAACACAGACTCAGCCCATGTGAGTGGAGTCAACCCCAGACTGAGGAAAACAACTTCACTTTCAGCCACAGTTTGTGGTACACTGCTGGAGCCCTCACTCTACAGGGTAACTAACAGGGATTTAACCAGGCATTTCAACCAATAGCGTACCCgcaccaaaacaacaacacacgaggtgtgtatgatctgtgtggtTTGGTGTTCTGATTTAGTATTGCTTCTTCTTATTCTCAGGTGCCGGTCCACACCCCAAAGCTTTATCAGGACGCATAATATGCTGCACCTGGTGGTTGTTTGGTCTGGTCCTCTTGGCCTGCTATTTCTCCAACCTCAGCACATCTCAGGGCTCAGACTCCAATCAACTGATGGTGAAAGGGTTTGAGGACTTGGCCAACCAGCAAGGGATTGAGTATGGGACCCTGTCTGGCTCCTCCACACTTGCCTTCTTCAAGGTGAGGCCAGTGCACCCTGCCACACCTCTTATTCCCTTCTTTTCCCCTTCGCTCTTTGCCCTCAAATGATTAGGCTCACGCGTCAGTGTCTCCGTTCTGTCAGTTCTCTCAGCGGCATGCtgactttctcttcctctctgtccgtGGTTTTTCTTTTCCTTTGTGTAGAACTCTAACAACCCAACCTACCGCAGGATCTATGAGCACATGGAGAGAGCCAAGAGTTTTGTGTCATCAATGGATGAGGGTGTTCGCCGGGCAAAGGAGGGCAACTTTGCCTTCATTGGAGAGTCTGTGTCACTGGACTTGGTGGCGGCTCGTCACTGTGAGCTGGTCCGTGTCCATGAGGTCATCGGCATGAGAGGGTACAGCATCGCAGGCACCCTGGGTGAGCCACATGTCCAGGGAGTGAGATATCATACGGCAACACACATTGACTGAAACCTCTGAACATTATTTAGATGTGATAATGTTCTTACACTCACCGTACTCATGCGACACAAATACTTTCTCTAACAAGCCCGCTGATGTGCAAATGGTACTGTCTGTGTCATCCAGGCTCTCCCATGCTGAAGAACCTCAGTGTGGCCATCCTGGAGCTGAGTGAGGCAGGAGAGTTGGCTTACCTGCGCAGTAAGTGGTGGGCCAGCAGCTGCATGGCAGACCCAGCGAAGGCCTCCCCCTTGCAGCCCCACAGCTTGAAGGGCATGTTCCTGGTGCTGGCTCTGGGCCTGGGGCTGGGGGTGCTGCTGGCTGTCCTGGAGCTCACCATCAAGTCCCGGAGCAATGCTGGGGAGCAGAGGGTGAGcaacacatatgcacacacttaCACGGTCTAACTGGTTTAATGAAGAGTGGTGgtgtaacgattgttctcctcctcgtctgaggaggagcagggatcagaccaaaacgcagcttttgtggagtacataatgaatttattcaaacaagacgaacacgaagcacacttgataaatgacaaaataacaaaaacgacgtagaccgacctggacatgagaacttacataacacgaagaatgcacgaacaggaacagactaaaccaacgaaacagtcccgtgtggtacatacacaagacaatcacccacaaaccaacggtgtgaacagcctaccttaatatggttctcaatcagaggaaacgtcaaacacctgcccctgattgagaaccatataaggctaattaacaatgaacctaaacaagaaacaaataacatagactgcccacccagctcacgtcctgaccaactaaacacagctaaacaaaggaaaataaggtcaggaacgtgacaggtggaTTGTGGGAATATTCCATATGAATAGATAAGCAGATTTGCCTGGTCAAGATTGCTCTACATATCGCTCCAATTTTCTCCCCACAGAAATCATATTGCACAGTGTTGTCTGATGAACTGAGTCAGCGCTTGAggaccaccaccaccaacaagaAGAGAAGCCAGGAAACCGCAGACAAAGACAAAGCATGAGTAGAAATGATAGTAGATACTCTATTATATATGGCCTAACAAAGCAAATGTCACTATGCAGGTCTTGACATGAGTTTTGTTCTAGATACTTTTTTTTAACCACAAAGAAACACTGTGTATCAGACATGCTTACAGACTGTTTCCAGGCTGTTATGTGACATGTGTTAATTAACAGAGTAATAAATAACATACTGGAGAGGTGGAGTAAATTAacaatactacagtattatgtTGAAGATATTTTATTGAGAAAAACAACATGTATATTTACTGTTACAAATAATTTCATGTGTACTGATTTAGAAAGATTTAAGAGCGGTGCAAAAATAGAAATGAAACATGAAGGTCCAAGTCAAGTCATCTGTAAATTATGAAAAATCATCACTTTCAAAGAGTTTACATTTCAGTACTTTTGATCAGCACAAATACTGAGAGCAATATATTACTGTTATTAATGAAATGATGCAGTACATTCGTTTTAAAGTAGATTATACATTTACATATTATAGATACCAAGTATACTGAACTGTTTTTGTACAATTGGCAGCACACATTTCGCACATTCGTTTCAAACCTATAAAACCGTCAGTCCACTTACATAACATGTTTTGTCATTATAGAACTCaacacataaaaaaaacattatgTCATAGAACGATGTTGATGTAAAAGTTACGGCACATCTTTCAATAAAACCAGTCTAGTAATGAATGCATGTTCCATTCTGTTCCCTTCAGAACGATTCACTTTGGTATTCAGTTCTATTTACAATAGATGCATCGTGATGCAAAAATCACAATATCCACATAAAAAGTAAGTGATTAGCTTATACAAAATAAACTTGTTCGGTCTCAAAATGTGATGACATTTGTACATGCATCTAGATACATACAAGGTAACGCTATATGTTTACAAGTGTATTTCCTACTCCTATGCTTATTCCAATTGGCTGCTCACTGCTGTGGTCCTTGTAGTGTCTGGTTACTATAGCGTAGAGTAATCTGCAAATAAAACACAGCGAACAAAATTGTCATTACTATAATTCCAGGGTCATCAATCAACATCGATTTTGTAATGTCGATGATCTGAGCATACAAGTACACATACTTTGTGACCAAAAAACAATACATCTTTAACACTGGCATGCTCTCTAGCTGGGATATAATAACAGAATAAGATATCGTATAATAAGAGTCACTTTTACCGTAAAAAAAGAGTGGCGATTTACAGCGAATCTCCTTCATCTTTTGGTCAAAGAGGGCATTCATCTCTCTCTGCAGGGTGCCCACTTCCCTCTGCCCACTGACTGGCACACGCGAGGGCAGGAGCTCCAGACTTAGACTGTCTATACTGCCACCACTGCTGGAGTCACTGTCAGACAGGTAGAGGCCGTTGGGTATAGGCTGGTGGCCATAGCGGCAATGGTTCTgggggggaggggaaggagtctgaGGCTGCCAGTGCACAGCAGCCCTGCGGTTAACTACCGGGGTGATGGGGGAGGTATGCTGCTTTCGTGGAACACTGCGAGAGCGGGCCTTTGTCCGTGACGTGTTGGAGGGGCGTTGGCTGGCTGGGGTCTCCAGGGTCCGTCTAACTCTGACAGGGGAGGATGGTGGGTGTCGGTTCCGGAGAATGACCTCAGGatgagactggggctggggttggGACTGGGGCTGCGGATGGagctggggttggggctggttCAGATGTTCTGATACAATTTGGAGTGCAGGCTTACTGTTAAGCTTTCTCAGTGGTTCTCCTGCTATGTCCTCAATCACAGGTGGGTCTGGCCACTCAGGCTCAAATGACCGACCCGAGTTGTTCTGGCCCGGCCAGTGTGCATGGAAAGACTGAACCTGGTCTTCCAGATCTGGCCAGGCTGCCTGAAACGACTGCATTTGTCTCTCTGGTTCTGGACTCTGTGGCTGAGACGACTGAAACATGCCCTCCAGGTCAGGGCTTGTTGCTGTGATGCACGGGATGGACGCCCCAGAGTTGGAGAAGGTGGAGGACACGCGGACAAGGATGCCCTTCCTTTTCCCCTCCTTCTTTTTCTCCTCCTTTGGAGAAGCACCCTGGATTTCCTCCTCCAGAATTTGCACCGTGTGAGCTCGCTTCAGTGGTTCGCTCTGAGTCCCTCTATGGAGGTAGTCTATGCCTGCAGGCGTCACTAACATGCTGCCGTTCCCGCTGTTCTCCTGGGAGTAGGAGTCCAGGTCCTTGCGGTACCGCTGACGGACGTCCTCTGATGAGTAAGTGGAGAGGTGCATAGAGACCGTCTTTGGCTCCTTGGCTGACCCTTTCTTCGTAGCTTTTTTCAAAAAACCCTTTACAGCATTA belongs to Salvelinus namaycush isolate Seneca chromosome 20, SaNama_1.0, whole genome shotgun sequence and includes:
- the LOC120065627 gene encoding glutamate receptor U1-like encodes the protein MRVLLGVIVCTMVLLLSPRSCAAAMQPDLTITTIKQDPYTMSKGSQMEGYCMDLLSELAKKLDFKYNVHLVKDGSYGRQDESGAWNGMIGEVVRKEADLAIAPLTLTAAREKVVGMTKPFMQTGISILLRKDISEEAGIFDFLTPFSVETWVGILAAYLGTAISICVVARLSPCEWSQPQTEENNFTFSHSLWYTAGALTLQGAGPHPKALSGRIICCTWWLFGLVLLACYFSNLSTSQGSDSNQLMVKGFEDLANQQGIEYGTLSGSSTLAFFKNSNNPTYRRIYEHMERAKSFVSSMDEGVRRAKEGNFAFIGESVSLDLVAARHCELVRVHEVIGMRGYSIAGTLGSPMLKNLSVAILELSEAGELAYLRSKWWASSCMADPAKASPLQPHSLKGMFLVLALGLGLGVLLAVLELTIKSRSNAGEQRKSYCTVLSDELSQRLRTTTTNKKRSQETADKDKA